The Juglans regia cultivar Chandler unplaced genomic scaffold, Walnut 2.0 Scaffold_141, whole genome shotgun sequence nucleotide sequence ttatattttgtataaaaatttagaaaaattgtaataatgagataaaatgaaactgTTTATGTTAGCTGCCATTTCCTGTTATATTTCTGCTCTTTAACCTGAGGTTAATCCCTCagctttttattaataaaaacaagaTAGAAGAATAAATTAAGAACAATAAAACGGGACAAAGAACTAATAAATTAGCTATGACGCAGCACATGTTCCTTGGTCAAAGCAAGAAGAGTTGTCTTGTTAGCAGTTTGATACATTCTAACGAGAGAGAATTGTGATGCTATAGTTGGAGAAATCGACACGTTGAGATCCTAAAATATCTGATCTATACTTGAAATCCTAAAAATTTAAAGCTTTaggatttataatatattgttaatcTTATGTATATTGTCAATGTATtcgtatttaaaatattttatgaaaaaatctgATAATGATGATGTAGTTAAAagatattaattagaaaatgtgtccaaaaatttagagattgaCAAAAGGAAGGCTAACTGTAACACCCTCTCCTCGTAGGTTATGAGtatcacgtatttttcatgaaaattaacTCGGCAAaagattctctaatttcataattgaaaaataaactgaaatttattatgaaataaaatgtctaataaaattgtcttccaacaacattaaatgaataaactgaataaattcatgtcataaaaatatgttttattttagaaagtttgaactaaaaataaatgatcCTTCTACTCCTGActtgcctgctcgtaatcatcatcttcacctgggtggttaaaaacatgaaaataaactaaaatgagtcgatgagtcagtaagaaatctatcacaacgtaaacataataaacataagattttcataagaactttcatgctgagcttaaaatttATGACTGTTTATGCTAATACTTATGTGatgtatgactgatttatctgaactaactgactgatttatctgacttatcTGACTAACCAACACACTTAAtcatgtgtgcaaggttgtgcaccggccccacatcccgctaCAGCAAGAGgaaccgctgatagtattctagcatactatggtggaccacgactgagttcgtggcttgcacaccaccctgaactgaactgcattggtaccatgcatctgaatgatcATCTTATTAAttgatctgaacttatcttacacttgaatttaagatggcttacgtgtcttatacacatgagatgcgtgacatattacatacataatcataatttctgaatttgaacatgatgcggaatgacatgatcgtatactatgctggatgacatgcttgcacatgacatgagcggttcataaataatggttgtcaatgAACTGGTTTGAatattacatacatataagctaactgtgatgatcctaatttatgatcaaattacttacttcGCTGCGTTTCTTCTtaaataatacttcgtaacttaagacctatatacaataaataactatcactaaattgtttggaaataaataaatactaatatcttacttaactaaatttagaattctaaaagatagtcaaacaaatattttgtttaacactataatcaataaatcatagtatttaaattacttaaaatactaatttataatttagtagaagaATACTtggctattttaaaataagtcatgaaacttaaattcttaaaataagttttatttcttaacataattattaactcttataagaaacctaataaattccattaatttcttaacatagtaattttattaaaatcctactAAATTGACATagaaaatattaactaaaatattagactcaatagtatactttgaaatataattcaaattctttaaacacttccttataaaataacatttgactaatatatttatttaattaaaaactttggGTTTAAATTATTAGTCTAGTTTTAATTGAGGAAACagtctatttaaaataataagaatagttTCTGTAAAAAGAATATAACCTGGCcataacatattattattactacatgagcccaacaaaacaaaatcagtcCAAATCCCACGCACAAGGGCTtagggcccaaggcccatcaaaACTTACGGATTCTTTCTAGAATCCAAAAACACGgctaaacaaaaggaaaaatagagagttgagagagagggaaggccACTGCGATGGAGTaactcaccgagagagggctgagggcgacggcggcgctgggtggctAGGAGTGACCGGCAACGCGACTGGGGGTGTCCCTATGGTGGTGCGGCATCgagtgaggaagagagagagagagagagtttagagagagaaccGAAACTACTGAAACAAAAGGGACTAGCGGCGGTTGAGATCTTACCGGAAAGGAGTGGGTGCGTTGGGGCTGAGCTGGTCGGCAAGTTCTGGCTCCACGAGTGGTGCTCCGACGTCCTATGGTGGTCGGTGGCAGTTGGGCAGAACCTACGACTCAAACGAAAGTGTTGATACTCGGGTATTTCAGAAATAGGGGATTCTCGCGACTTACAATTTTCTCCTCTCATATACGGGTAAGCACATTTTATAATGGTagaatgatagagaaaaaataagagaaatccTAGAAGAGTAGAGACGTGCACGTGCAAGAGAGATACTCAGCAACATAGTTGGTTTTCCACTAGGATGTTTGCAAAACCACTGAGAAACATACGGGTTTGGTGGTTTGAAGTGTTTAAACAGAAGCTAACGACGAGATGAGGTTCGGTGACTAGAggaaaaattaaactttaaatttcaaaacaaaaccgTAGTAAACGTAATCTAATACgctttagaaatccttattaaaacgaaactctaacaaatcttaaataacaactataatagaaaatataaagataaagtaaatataaattctaataaaactataattataataatataaattctaaaataaaaaatttactagaaaaattacttatatacccTAACCCCACTTGGTTGACCTGAATGAATAGTGGTGAAATGGATATGCGTGATCGATTTTGAATGAAACGTTTAGgattcgtttggatagtaagttgagatgatgaataattctacatataattatGAAGTGCATAAATGCCActtaatcaatttgaaaaagagtggggtctactattaaaaaaattaatttttttcatgtagatctcatgttttattcattttgttcaaaGCAATTATTACGCAGCGGTTGCAcaatttatagttataaatatattttctcttttaaaaatttgtgtgtTTGATTTTAGaagtgagataagatagttttaactttttagagaTTTGATAGTTGTGGATCTCACCAATTATTGCATAATATTTGTAATGGCTGagtattatgtataaatataattatattaagtaagagtatataataaattacatgccccaaaaaatattaaaaagagtatataataaattacatgccccaaaaaatattaaaatcacataattaaaataaaataattttctgaacttaaattaatcaattattcttggcattttcaaaatttatagaaGGTCGTAATTCTAAAAaatggaaattatttttataatatatatcattctaattatatgagaaattatttgttattgcaTTTCCAATCcccaaaatttaaatatgtcaatattaacaattattGATGGGTTCGGGAAAAAATGGACAATTTGATCTTTGCATTACAACAACAGAAATGTATCATCCGTTTCAAAAAAGCCAAAGTCACTATGTTTTCTCCTTTCCGTTAAAAAACATAGTGACTTCTccgcataaaaagaaaaaattattgacaGTGAGATCTATTTTGTCGTTATGTGAAAATAGGGAAAGAGATATCTGAAACATCTTTAATttaagatgaattgtgaatagtaatgagatgagttgtgaatagtagtgagatttgtgagttaaagttactgaatagtaataaataatagtaagatgagttgagatgagttgagataagttgagatgagctgagatctctttcgaatccaaacgtctcctaaatctTTACGTTTGGATACAAAACAGTTTCTCCATacatagtgagttgagatgtttttctcaaatctcaaaccAAATTGCACCTTAATTATTCATGTCATATTATGGCTAATTCATGAATAATACAAATCTAATTGACTTGGACACCGATCTAAATAATGTAGCGCAACTTGACACCCATACTTTTCAGTGATAAGGGTGACAATATATGACACATCTCGTAAACTTGATACAAGCACAATATAAAATAAGcgagtttgagtttgatataaatgaatttGTATCAAAACAGATTGATTCAATAAGacacaattaataaattgatcaaTAGTAAGTTAACTCACAATTAATCGGTATAGCACGAATAAAtccaattttcaaattctaatagatgttttaattttatatgactTTTAGTTTGAAGCGCATGTGATACACGCATAGGTCAAAGATTGCACTAGGATTACATAAAAGACATTTCAGTAATTCATATATGATACAGATGGGATCAATGCATCACCTAGCAATTTTTTGCAATGATTGTCGAGGGTACGAAAATAAGGAAGGGATGTAGGTCAtctattttaatacaaaaactAAGGTCTTGTTTGATTACGTAGTTCAAATGTGataaattgttttattaaaagttgaatgaaatattattataatattattttattttaaaataataaaaaattaaattatttattatattttatgtataaatttgataaaattataataatttgataaaataagataatttaattttgtctaACTAAATCAACCCTAAAAGTAAGcaaaaaagaggggaaaaagtCCTAGCGAACCATCAGAATTAGTGCAAAGGTTCACCCACTGAATACGGGCTTTTAGCCCAAGGAAGCTTTCCCCTGCTTGGTCTGAGATCACTATACTCCCTCCTTAACTGCAATGACTTCCActttttttgggaaaaagtgGAGGTTCGTATTAAAAaaagcaagttttttttttggtgtgagTTCTAGTtgttaaaaattttactcatcattttcatatcacgcgttttacataattttttatttttttctcttaccaaatatataatatatagatgatgaatagaagaatttaattaattttaaaaaaataaaattaaaaaaataaaaataaaatatgatatatgaaaatgataaataataaaacttttttttttttaaaaaaaggagcGCAAGAAATTCATACGCTCTAAAACTGTACAAAATATTTAATcctataaatagtctaatcttaTTAGTATGGAGACTTGATCGGCTTTGTTCAGCCCATAAGAATTGAAACATTAGCAGTGGCCACTTATCACATGGGCCGTAATAGTTTCGGCCCACTAGGGCTAGGATTAGGGTTTAGTCGTTGGGAAGAAAACATATAAAGGCACTCATGCCGCCCCCCCTGCTTCAATCTCCAACCAGGCCAGACCGTCCGTCCTCGTCAGTCGTCATAGGCTTCAGATCGTGGACTGAGGACAGGCACACCGGAAAAGCACCATGGTGCACGTCTCCTTTTACCGAAACTGTAAGTCTTCCGTGTCCAACAGCCTTTTGTTTGATTTCTccgcacttttttttttaagtcaggATATTTGAAAGCATGTTTCACTTTCTGGTGTGAGATCTAtttcatttatcttttttttcccataatttatttgttcaaacGAACTCGgcaattttttagaaaaaaaatgtgaacaCCAAATCAATCATTGTCCTCCATAAGTAAGAGACTATCATAGGACTGAATTTTAGTGAGTGTTTTTTGGTCTAACGCCATTTTTGAGGGTCTGATGAGAGACAGATTGGCGTTTTGATTGGTATATACATCAGATGGGAAGACCTTTAAGAAGCCCAGACGTCCATATGAGAAGGAGCGTCTGGACGCGGAGCTGAAGCTTGTGGGAGAGTATGGGCTGCGGTGCAAGAGGGAGCTGTGGAGGGTGCAGTATGCGCTCAGTCGCATTCGTAACAATGCGAGAATGCTTTTGACCCTGGACGAGAAGAACCCACGTCGGATTTTCGAGGGTGAAGCTCTTCTCAGGAGGATGAACAGGTACGGGCTTTTGGACGAGAGCCAGAACAAGCTCGATTACGTGTTGGCCCTCACTGTCGAGAACTTTCTGGAGCGCCGTCTCCAAACCCTGGTCTTCAAGTCCGGTATGGCCAAGTCCATTCACCACGCCAGAGTGCTTATCAGGCAGAGGCATATTAGGTAATATATAGTTGATAAAACTTCCCAGAGGATCTTATATGTTATGTTTTCTGATTTTGTCTTTTACTTCTTGTGCCTTGCATCTGCGTTCATTTTATTTTCGTCGTTTCATTGCTTATAAGTTGATgaatttggtttttaattttttgaatttatatagatattttgtTTAGGAGTCTGAATTTTCGTATGACTCGTTTTTTATCTGTTTTAGTCAATATTCAACTGATTGGTCTGTggttatcaagaaaaaaaatttgtctaagtccctttatttttgtttaatcaagTCCGGGATTTCCCATTAGATTtgtcttaataatatttatgacttatcaaaaaaaattatgttatgatttttccattttttagtCATTCATTCAAAACGAAATTTGAAGAATCTAAATAGATAAGAGCACATATATTGATGTTCAAAACTAAGCCACATTAAATGAATTTAAGTTACACGGATAACCAACCTTGGGAGGTAGAGTTCAATGTAACCAGTAAACTTTAATTGCCCCCCGCCATGCCCCTCTCCCGCAGGCTTAGAAATTTCATAAAGTGGATGAGTTTGGATTTTAATGAAAAGAggggaagtggaaaaacagagaAGGGGGAGAACAAGAtgggagagaaaaaggaaacaagGAGAAGAAAATTTGTCATcaattacttacaaaaaaaatagactagAAAGctaaaacctaataaaaaatataatcaatcaATCCCCCAGCCACAAAGTTTGTGATTGAGCTGTCTTCCACATTGTCATTCATACATGAGTGGTGGGCCATATCTGGTAGCCACACAAATCCGAATTGAACAAGccaggtattttttttttctgttgactcgtattttgtttttggaaacaTCAGTGGTTTGTGGGCCTTCCAAATTTGATAATTGTAATGTCTAACTATTTGCTAGTGTTGAGCACTTGTATTGAGAATTCCATTACTTTCTTTAGCTTAGCTTTAGTGTAAGGCATATTATTATGGTGGTCTTAACTGCTAATTTTTAAAGTGAGGTTTTGTTAAACTCGGTGGAtgacaaaaaatagaatttgttGCAAGAATGAGATCAAAAAAATGTTAAACGAGTCCAAACTTATTTTGgcatatttttttccttccctgCCTTTTTTCATTTGACTAAAAATCTTGTGGAGCCACttttttgaagataaaaacaggaaaagataaattttaggagatttgaagcttgcattaaaaaaatgtaggaagTTGACTATAAGAATTACTTCATAATATATGATGTTTAAGGAGTATGGTATCGATTTATATTGCCCTCCCAAAATCATAGCTCTGAGATCAATATGGTTCATTCTCAAATTGTTAGTTGTGAGGATCTCAAGTGTAAACTTTGTTGTTGAGATCACTATTATTTGAAGAACAAATTCCTGAGCTTGGCAGGTTGTTTCCTGTGGGCTTGGGTTAACCAGGGCATATTCTATGACGTTTACTTGTCCATCAATCAGCATTGGCCTGTTCCCCTGAATTTATGGGTTGATTATGTTAAATAGTAGGCTTGATTTATGGTAGTTACTCCAGTGGATCATGCGCCCCCCCGTCCCCCAATCCATTGTTCCCATCCCATCCCCTGTGTGCATGCCCTTGGGGTGATCGATTGACAGTTTATGGACTCGGAAGACCTGACCTGTGAGTGATCGATTGACGGTTTATGGACTCTGTGAAATTtctgtctattttattttctggatTATTTTGTTTAGGACATATATAATTGGTGAGGTAGTAATATCAATCTATTTGGCCCTTTCAGAGTTGGGAGACAGGTAGTCAATATTCCCTCATTCATGGTGAGAGTGGATTCACAGAAGCACATTGATTTTTCACTCACAAGTCCCTTTGGTGGCGGGCGCCCTGGGAGAGTGAAGCGCAGGAACCAGAAGGCTGCCTCTAAGAAGGCTGCTGGtggagatggagatgaagaggaggaagagtgagCTCAACTTTAAATATAAGTGGACAATGGTACTAGTAGGGTTTTCTGTTATGGTTTACCATTTCCTTTCAAACTATAATTGTGCTTTTTGAGAATGATAAATCCATAGGGAAGTTTTGCTTGTTATTTTCTTGGATATTGTTGGGAATATGTTTATTTTGGTTCTTTTTGGATATTAGGTGACTCGTCCTACATGAGGAATTATCTTGAATTTCATGCAAAAACTATTAATTTTATGATGTGAGTTGATTTGGGTCGGTAGAAAAAAAgcttttagaagaaaaatcaatttaCAAAGCTGTTTATTATTGACACAGCAACACTActgatgattattattattattattaactgCTCACTAAATGGTATATTTACTACACTAACTTGTAATTAGCAAAGTTTTGGCTATCCGGAGGAAATATAACGCCTTGAATAACATTCGTACTAGGAATCAATGTTTGGTTTTGTACGCTTCTTGTTATTGAAGTGGATgatgacattttttatttgtatgtttCAGTCGATGACAAATTATGATAAGGAGAGTTATAAGTCCATCCAAGTGGTAATTTTATtaggatattattattattattgtcttaATTCATGTGGGTAGATATTGAGACAAAATATCTACCCACATGAATTTAAGacaataataatttaatctcAACCCTACCGAGATCAGCTTAATCTATCACCTTAATTAAGACAAATCTCGAAAGGAAAGAACTATCACCTTGATCCATGATGACTGCCGAGATCAGCTTATGAAAATGAGATTGTGATGCCCAAATCAAAGATATTGCTCCCAAGTATGCTGAATTGTGGAACAAGCACATAATGCCATGGAAGTATGGTCCAAGAGCTCGTTAACATGTGCAGCTATTGCCAATGTATTGTAGTTGGTGATTACTCTTTTACTAGAAGAGTTTGGTACCCAATTATCACCCCAAATGCGAATCTGATTCACTTTTCCAATCCTCCATAAACAACCTGTCTGTATCACTGATTTCGCTTCATAAATACTACGCCAAATAAGAGAATGATTAGAGCCCAAAGCCAAAGATAAGAAGTCActgtttggaaaatattttgttttgaattcaTTTGTAAAACAAAGAATCATAATTAGGAAGGAGTCTCCATCCCTGTTTAGTCAAGAAAGCCAAATTAAAAGCTTCTAAATCCCAAAAGCCCATCCC carries:
- the LOC109009236 gene encoding 40S ribosomal protein S9-2, translated to MVHVSFYRNYGKTFKKPRRPYEKERLDAELKLVGEYGLRCKRELWRVQYALSRIRNNARMLLTLDEKNPRRIFEGEALLRRMNRYGLLDESQNKLDYVLALTVENFLERRLQTLVFKSGMAKSIHHARVLIRQRHIRVGRQVVNIPSFMVRVDSQKHIDFSLTSPFGGGRPGRVKRRNQKAASKKAAGGDGDEEEEE